A window of Onychostoma macrolepis isolate SWU-2019 chromosome 01, ASM1243209v1, whole genome shotgun sequence contains these coding sequences:
- the LOC131544491 gene encoding mucin-2-like yields the protein MSSTLSPTGFTSTAVTTGPSVTAGPSNTTGDTHLSVTLSPNGPILSAVPTQKSSTTAPPRTLSTADLAHPSHTAPYGHSSTGDPTNHSNTTARTDPSITAVLTNQTTPTVASSTTVHIERPRTTVHTGTLTTAVPTDHSNTTAHTDSSITAVLTNQTTPTVGSSTTVHTERPSTTVHTGTSNTAVPTELSITPAPTASFITKGPTNQSADPPGPLSSEVPTGFTVTTVSSITADHTDPSSTAFPIGTTHPAVPTDQSSTTIPLGLSSSATLPSLLTTIAPTDLSNSTVPNDPSSISAHTEQLSMTIPIGPSTTPVPTNLSNTTVLPGSSSTVTTYPSSTIILPAKMNTTVSTYPSSKAISYHYPNTTISTKTPNTTAPVGHSNNAVHTVLSNTTISAGMSSSVHHTDVSNTTVQSGTTVSVSSAAGKHITTSVIFSNSTHSKVTSSTTSSLQTTHLSTKASTGSAVQGEGFVILQIRLQRQYIDAYNNPASMEYQILSINITIELNRIYREIYGTRFLRCFVIRFWPGSVGVDTELIFKNQTVLPNATSIAESLKTAIAESKVFLVVIPSSIIVVEQQDSTSTTRQTQTSQSVPIMQTSSAVAPALSSIFMLLLLLWNETL from the exons ATGTCAAGCACTCTATCACCTACTGGTTTTACAAGCACTGCAGTCACTACTGGTCCATCAGTCACAGCTGGTCCATCAAACACAACAGGAGACACTCATCTGTCAGTTACTTTGTCACCTAATGGTCCCATACTCTCTGCAGTTCCTACTCAGAAATCAAGCACAACTGCTCCTCCTAGAACATTAAGCACAGCAGACCTTGCTCATCCATCACACACTGCTCCCTATGGCCATTCAAGCACTGGGGATCCTACCAATCATTCAAACACAACAGCTCGCACTGATCCCTCAATCACTGCAGTTTTAACTAATCAAACAACCCCAACTGTTGCATCAAGCACTACAGTTCATATTGAGCGACCAAGGACAACTGTTCATACCGGAACCTTGACCACTGCAGTTCCTACTGATCATTCTAACACAACTGCTCACACTGATTCCTCAATCACTGCAGTTTTAACTAATCAAACAACCCCAACTGTTGGATCAAGCACTACAGTTCATACTGAGCGACCAAGCACAACTGTTCATACTGGAACCTCAAATACTGCAGTTCCTACTGAATTGTCAATCACACCTGCCCCTACTGCCTCTTTCATCACTAAAGGTCCTACCAATCAATCAGCTGATCCTCCTGGTCCCTTATCCAGTGAAGTACCTACTGGTTTTACAGTCACAACTGTTTCCTCAATCACAGCAGATCATACTGATCCATCGAGCACTGCTTTTCCTATTGGTACCACACATCCTGCAGTACCTACTGATCAGTCAAGCACAACTATTCCTCTAGGCCTTTCAAGCAGTGCAACTCTTCCCAGTCTATTAACCACAATAGCTCCTACTGATCTGTCAAACAGCACTGTTCCTAATGACCCTTCAAGCATCTCAGCTCATACTGAACAATTAAGCATGACTATTCCTATTGGTCCCTCAACTACTCCAGTTCCAACTAATCTTTCAAACACAACTGTTCTGCCAGGCTCTTCCTCCACAGTGACAACCTATCCCTCAAGTACAATTATTCTGCCTGCTAAGATGAACACCACTGTCTCAACTTATCCGTCAAGCAAAGCCATTTCTTATCATTATCCAAATACTACAATTTCAAccaaaacaccaaacacaactGCTCCAGTTGGGCATTCAAACAATGCAGTTCATACTGTTTTATCAAACACAACTATTTCTGCTGGAATGTCAAGCAGTGTACATCATACAGATGTTTCAAACACAACTGTTCAATCTGGCACTACAGTGTCTGTATCCAGTGCAGCTGGTAAACATATCACCACATCTGTAATATTTTCAAACTCAACACACTCTAAAGTCACCTCTTCAACCACATCTTCACTTCAAACCACTCATCTATCAACTAAAGCCTCCACAGGTTCAGCAGTCCAGGGCGAGGGATTTGTTATTCTGCAGATCCGTTTACAGAGACAATACATTGATGCTTACAATAATCCTGCTTCTATGGAGTACCAGATTCTGTCCATAAACATCACTATTGAG CTCAATCGAATCTACCGGGAAATTTATGGGACCCGCTTCCTCAGATGCTTCGTGATAAGATTCTG gcCTGGGTCAGTGGGTGTGGATACAGAACTTATCTTTAAAAACCAGACTGTGCTACCAAATGCAACAAGCATTGCAGAATCTCTAAAGACAGCAATTGCTGAATCAAAAGTGTTCCTTGTCGTGATTCCTTCCAGTATTATTGTTG TGGAGCAGCAAGATTCAACTTCAACCACCAGGCAAACTCAGACATCACAAAGTGTTCCTATAATGCAAACATCTTCTGCTGTTGCACCGGCTTTGTCTAGTATATTCATGCTTCTGCTTCTGCTATGGAATGAAACACTGTAA